The Thalassotalea agarivorans region GCGTAACCCACGGTGGTATTTTCGATATAAAATCGTTCACCGTAATATACGAATTCTGGCAAACCATAGAAGGTAATATCGTCACGATCTTTTACCGGGTTGGTAATATTTCCATAACCGGCTGAGATGACAAATTCGCCATTGTTTGCTTCTATTTGTGAGGTGGCGCTAGCTAAACATGTGCACAAAATCGCACATAGCGCAAAGAAATGCTTCACCTAGATTCTTACTTAAAATACTGCGTTGTCGGTGTTATAGCAAAACTGCTACACAAAATCACATAATTGGTACGAAATTGTGACAAAGTGTACAAATTGCTACATTGCACACTTTGTATACTGAGTTGGCTATTCTTCGAACTTATATTGGCTAAATAATGCCTGTGCAGCCAGCCAAACCTTGCCTATCGTGCCATCACCTATAGCATGCCCACCCACTTCTATGACAGGTGCAATTTCTTTGGTTGAACTAGTTATCCAAACCTCGTCAGCCGCAAGAAGCGTTTCTTTGGTAAAGGTTACTTCTTGCACGTCAAATTCACTAAATTGTCGCAATACCTTTAGTACGAGCAAACGCGTAATGCCCGGCAACAATTGATTATCGAGCGGGGGTGTTTTGATAGTATTGCCCTCAACAATAAAGACATTACTTGAACTTGCTTCTGTAATTTCGTCCTGTTGGTTATACAAAATTGTTTCATTTAAGCCTTTTTTATAGCCTTGCTGAAAATGCATTACATTACCCAGCAATGCAGTCGACTTAATATTACAGTGTTGCCAACGCAAATCTTGCTCTAACGCCACTTTATAAGCCTTAGCTTTACTTATATCTGCAACAGGTGGCGTTGGAACTTCAAACGTAAATGCATATACCGTTGGTTTTATATCATCAGGATAGGCATGATAACGTTTACTGTCTGTGCCTCGGCTAACATGTAAATAGATACCTAAATTAGGCTCGGGATTTTGATCGGCTAGCGTTAAACAAATATCTCGCCACTGTTGTTCTGTATATGGATTTGCAATTTCTAATGCAGCTAAGCCATCAGTTAAGCGAGCGATATGAGGCTTAAATCCAACCAGTTTTTTGTCATAACAAGGAATGACTTCATAAATACCATCACCAAATAAAAAACCTCTATCCATTGGTGATATTTTTGCGTCTGCCATCGGCATATAATCGCCGTTTAAAAATACTTGGCTCATGGTCTTCTCTTTAACTTAGTTCACACAAGGTATGAAGTTGTTTAATAATATCTTCGCCTTCGCTGTAACAAAGGCTGTCTTCTGTTAGCATATTTTTCTTAGTTACCCCATCGACACTGCCCAACTGTGAAAGATAGGAAAGAATCGATCTAGGCGCTATTTGCGCAAGTAAATTCTTTTCATTGAGTCGCGACAACAATGCAATCAAGCCATAGGCGGCCCAGTTTGATACATCTGCCACTAGTAATTCATCACAACTGGTCACAGACGGCATAATATCTAGCTGTTCAATTGCCGGCTTTACCTTGCCCATCCCAATTTCATTGCCACCGTCGCCAATGGCAATCGTTGGGCATTGCGCCAATGTCATAAAAAAGTCAAAACAAGCACAGCATGGAGAAATATCTTCACCTCGCATATTAAAATATCTTCCTTGTTCACTGAGCCCTGGACGTTCAATCGACACAATAGCTGACGGTGTTAGCAAGGCGAGCGTCTGCTGTGCAAACTGTGGCGCAGTCGCTATATCCCCAACAGGCAATTCAAAACAGGTAAAATCCTTCTGCAGTGCATCATACAATGGCTTGCCACAAACAAGTATAGGCTCCTTGCCAATGTCTTTGAGCGCATTATACAGAGCGATCGCGCCAACAGGACCATCAGTTTCAAACGTGTCTGCTACGGGAAAGCCCGTACCTATCAATATATTGTCTTGTGAGTTATGCAGAATATTTGCAGCGCGCCAATAATTATCCGGCTCTAACGCGGGAAGTACATGTTGCATGCCGCGCAAATTTTTGCGCACTAGCAGCTGCTCTATCGGTTGACTCAGCGCTTTAATTGTCGCTATATCCATAATTAAACAATAGTCTCCAACGTCAAATGCTGCATACGATAACGAGCAAGGTGCAACGCATTATGGGCTTGTTCGATAGTGATTGGCGTAAAAGACACGGTAGCTCCGGTAGCCAATTGCATTAAACCACTCAAATCGAGCGAAAATACGCTACCTAGCTTTGGATATCCTCCTATCGTTTGCCTATCGTTAAGCAATACAATTGGCTGGCCATCGGCAGGAATTTGAATTGCTCCTAAGGCGATGCCCTCAGAGAACATTTGTCGAATATCGTGTGACACTTTGGCACCTGTTAGGCGATAGCCCATGCGATCACACAATTCGCTTACCGTGTAAGTTTCACTGTAAAATTTGGCTCTTTCTTGCGCGCTAAATTGTTCGACTTGATACCCTTCTATTACACGTAACTCAGCAGATGAGCGGTATTGCGGACGAAACGCCTCCGCCAACTTTTGCTCTTTTATCGCTTGCTGCTTCCCGAGCGTTAATAGTTGACCGACTTTTAGTGGCTTGCCATCTATGCCACCTACTTTTTCGCGTGGCACTGTACTAACACTCGTAAAACTTTTGGTCAGCGATAGTCCACCAGAAAAGGCAATGTAACTGCGCACGCCTTCACTGGCATAGCCAAGCGATACCTGATCATGCTTTGACAAGGCAATAGTTTGCCACATCGACACGTTTTTACCGTTTACAGAAACCTGCACGTTCGCACCCGTGACACTAATATGCATAGGATGTAATGCTGTAAAAGAAAAACCACCAACAGCCACTTCAATTGCGGCAGCATTATCGTCATTTTGTAGTAATCGATTGGCGACGACAAAGGCAAACTTATCTGCTGGGCCACCTGTTGTTAATCCAAGGTGTGACTGACCAAAACGACCTAGATCCTGAATCAGCGATAACATACCGGCATTATCTATACGCAGCTGCGTCATATGATGGTCTCCGGTAATGTGCCGCCTTGGGCAATAAATTCTTGCTTTGAAATTGCATTAAAGGTGACAGTATCGCCAACCTCAAACGGGATATGGGGTGAATTATCTGGATCAAATAGCAATGTTGGACACAAACCTATAATGTTCCAACCGCCAGGTGACGTTGCTGGGTAAACCGCCGTTTGTCTATCAGCGATAGCAACACTGCCGGCAGGTACTCGTTGGCGCGGCGTTGCTAATCTTGCCATCGCAATTCGTTCGTCCACTTCACCTAAAAACGCGAAGCCTGGTGCAAAACCAATGGCATAAACTGCGTAACTTTGTTGGCTATGCAGTGCTATGACTTGTTCAATAGATAATTGTGCATGCTCAGCGATGCGCGCTAAATCAGGTGCAACCTGAGCATCATAATAAACAGGCAAAGTAATAATTTTACGCTCATCACTTTTTGTTGATTGCTTGTCGTCGAAACTAGCCGCAATACATTTACTGACAGCAAAATGATCAGTGAGCAACGGATCGTAAGTCACCATTAGCGAACAATAAGAGGGGACCAAATCGACTAACGCATTACCTAACTGTTGTTTGAGGTAGTGGGCTGTCTCGATAATGGCGACTGAATCAACTTGGGCTAAAGACTCTCCAAAATATATGATTAGCGAGTTTTCGCCGGCAATCGACACTTTTAGCTGGCCTTTCGCTGATTTTAACCACATAAAGCCTTAATCTCTTTAACTATTGCAATAGCCTGCTCGTTATCGCCATGTACACAAACTGTATCTGCTTGTATGTGGATAGTTTTACCACTATCCGAGGTGACGCTGCCGTCTTTAACCAATTGCTCTACCTGCGCCAACATAGCGACTTTATCTAGTACTGCACCCGACTGACTGCGCGGGGTTAACAACCCTTCATCTGTGTAACGTCTGTCTGCAAATGCTTCAAACAACAAAGATATTCCATAGCTACTTGCTTCATTTGTTAAGTATTCGCTGTCTGCTGTTGCCAATACCATTAACTTGAGCGGTCTATGGTACTTAGCTAACGCCTTATAGATGGCTTTTCGAGTCGATTCCTGTCGCATCATATCGTTGTACAATGCGCCATGCGGTTTAACATAGTCAATGGAGAGCTCGATGCTCTGTGCCATGCCATCAATCGCGGCTATTTGATACAGCACAAAGTCTTCGATTTCTTGTTCGCTACACTGCATTGATCGTCGACCGAAGCCAACCAAATCGGGGTAACTGGGATGCGCACCAACTGCAAGTCCATGCTGCTTAGCAAGCATCAAGGTTTTCATCATGGTAGAAGGATCGCCAGCATGAAAGCCACAAGCGATGTTGGCCATATCGATATGTGGCATTACCTGTTCGTCCAAA contains the following coding sequences:
- a CDS encoding aminotransferase class IV, coding for MSQVFLNGDYMPMADAKISPMDRGFLFGDGIYEVIPCYDKKLVGFKPHIARLTDGLAALEIANPYTEQQWRDICLTLADQNPEPNLGIYLHVSRGTDSKRYHAYPDDIKPTVYAFTFEVPTPPVADISKAKAYKVALEQDLRWQHCNIKSTALLGNVMHFQQGYKKGLNETILYNQQDEITEASSSNVFIVEGNTIKTPPLDNQLLPGITRLLVLKVLRQFSEFDVQEVTFTKETLLAADEVWITSSTKEIAPVIEVGGHAIGDGTIGKVWLAAQALFSQYKFEE
- a CDS encoding DUF4392 domain-containing protein, with product MDIATIKALSQPIEQLLVRKNLRGMQHVLPALEPDNYWRAANILHNSQDNILIGTGFPVADTFETDGPVGAIALYNALKDIGKEPILVCGKPLYDALQKDFTCFELPVGDIATAPQFAQQTLALLTPSAIVSIERPGLSEQGRYFNMRGEDISPCCACFDFFMTLAQCPTIAIGDGGNEIGMGKVKPAIEQLDIMPSVTSCDELLVADVSNWAAYGLIALLSRLNEKNLLAQIAPRSILSYLSQLGSVDGVTKKNMLTEDSLCYSEGEDIIKQLHTLCELS
- a CDS encoding 5-oxoprolinase subunit C family protein → MTQLRIDNAGMLSLIQDLGRFGQSHLGLTTGGPADKFAFVVANRLLQNDDNAAAIEVAVGGFSFTALHPMHISVTGANVQVSVNGKNVSMWQTIALSKHDQVSLGYASEGVRSYIAFSGGLSLTKSFTSVSTVPREKVGGIDGKPLKVGQLLTLGKQQAIKEQKLAEAFRPQYRSSAELRVIEGYQVEQFSAQERAKFYSETYTVSELCDRMGYRLTGAKVSHDIRQMFSEGIALGAIQIPADGQPIVLLNDRQTIGGYPKLGSVFSLDLSGLMQLATGATVSFTPITIEQAHNALHLARYRMQHLTLETIV
- the pxpB gene encoding 5-oxoprolinase subunit PxpB, encoding MWLKSAKGQLKVSIAGENSLIIYFGESLAQVDSVAIIETAHYLKQQLGNALVDLVPSYCSLMVTYDPLLTDHFAVSKCIAASFDDKQSTKSDERKIITLPVYYDAQVAPDLARIAEHAQLSIEQVIALHSQQSYAVYAIGFAPGFAFLGEVDERIAMARLATPRQRVPAGSVAIADRQTAVYPATSPGGWNIIGLCPTLLFDPDNSPHIPFEVGDTVTFNAISKQEFIAQGGTLPETII
- a CDS encoding 5-oxoprolinase subunit PxpA, producing the protein MKLNCDLGESFGSWKMGLDEQVMPHIDMANIACGFHAGDPSTMMKTLMLAKQHGLAVGAHPSYPDLVGFGRRSMQCSEQEIEDFVLYQIAAIDGMAQSIELSIDYVKPHGALYNDMMRQESTRKAIYKALAKYHRPLKLMVLATADSEYLTNEASSYGISLLFEAFADRRYTDEGLLTPRSQSGAVLDKVAMLAQVEQLVKDGSVTSDSGKTIHIQADTVCVHGDNEQAIAIVKEIKALCG